The following coding sequences are from one Geothrix sp. window:
- a CDS encoding dipeptidase, translated as MRLRPLVLLTTLLAAGAALEACTNLLVTKGASKDGSTMITYSADSHTLYGELYFKAGGRHQAGTFRDIVEWDTGKPLGRIPEAALTYTRVGNMNEHQLVIAETTFGGRKELHVPSGIVDYGSLIYIGLERAKTAREAIQVMTSLAETYGYASEGESFSIADPNEVWILEMIGKGKGQTGALWVAYKLPDGTISAHANQARIRQFPQNDPATALFSRDLIPFAREKGWFKGEDKNFSFVDAYAPLSFGALRACEARVWSIFNRAAKSQKIPMDFVKAEKGAKPMPLFIKPDEKLAVQDAMALMRDHYEGTDFDMTKDIGAGPYKLPYRWRPMGFKIDGQDYVHERAISTQQTGFSFVTQSRSWMPDPVGGVIWFGVDDTYTTVYVPISCGIQAPPKAFAEGTGNFSEFNWDSAFWTFNFVSNYTYTRWSDMIVDVQKVQREYEGRYLADQAEVDRTALDLFKKDPAQAKDYLTQYAAKQTAQLHARWRKLGEFLIWKYLDGNVRNEKGEVTHPKAPEDWLRCIVKEHGDVIKVKKVEGLAPDED; from the coding sequence ATGCGCCTGCGCCCCCTCGTCCTGCTCACCACCCTTCTCGCCGCTGGCGCGGCCCTGGAGGCCTGCACCAACCTGCTCGTCACCAAGGGCGCGAGCAAGGACGGCTCCACGATGATCACCTACTCCGCCGACAGCCACACCCTCTACGGCGAGCTCTACTTCAAGGCGGGTGGACGGCACCAGGCCGGCACCTTCCGCGACATCGTGGAGTGGGATACCGGCAAGCCCCTGGGCCGCATTCCCGAGGCGGCGCTCACCTACACCCGGGTGGGCAACATGAATGAGCATCAGCTCGTGATCGCCGAGACCACCTTCGGAGGCCGCAAGGAACTGCACGTCCCCAGCGGCATCGTGGACTACGGCAGCCTCATCTACATCGGCCTGGAGCGGGCGAAGACGGCGCGCGAGGCCATCCAGGTCATGACCAGCCTGGCCGAAACCTACGGCTATGCCTCCGAGGGCGAGAGCTTCTCCATCGCCGACCCCAACGAAGTGTGGATTCTCGAGATGATCGGCAAGGGCAAGGGCCAGACCGGCGCCCTCTGGGTGGCCTACAAGCTGCCCGACGGGACCATCAGCGCCCACGCTAACCAGGCCCGCATCCGCCAGTTCCCCCAGAACGATCCCGCCACCGCCCTGTTCAGCAGGGACCTGATCCCCTTCGCCCGGGAGAAGGGCTGGTTCAAGGGCGAGGACAAGAACTTCAGCTTCGTGGATGCCTACGCCCCCCTCAGCTTCGGCGCCCTGCGCGCCTGCGAGGCCCGGGTGTGGAGCATCTTCAACCGCGCCGCCAAGAGCCAGAAGATCCCCATGGACTTCGTGAAGGCCGAGAAGGGCGCCAAGCCCATGCCGCTCTTCATCAAGCCCGATGAGAAGCTGGCCGTGCAGGACGCCATGGCCCTGATGCGCGACCACTACGAGGGCACCGACTTCGACATGACCAAGGACATCGGTGCCGGGCCCTACAAGCTGCCCTACCGCTGGCGGCCCATGGGCTTCAAGATCGACGGCCAGGACTACGTCCATGAGCGGGCCATCAGCACCCAGCAGACCGGTTTCTCCTTCGTGACGCAGAGCCGCTCCTGGATGCCCGATCCCGTCGGCGGCGTCATCTGGTTCGGCGTGGACGACACCTACACCACCGTCTACGTGCCCATCTCCTGCGGCATCCAGGCGCCCCCCAAGGCCTTCGCCGAGGGCACCGGCAACTTCAGCGAGTTCAACTGGGACAGCGCCTTCTGGACCTTCAACTTCGTCTCGAACTACACCTACACCCGCTGGAGCGACATGATCGTGGACGTCCAGAAGGTGCAGCGTGAATACGAGGGCCGCTACCTGGCGGACCAGGCCGAGGTTGACCGCACCGCCCTCGACCTCTTCAAGAAGGATCCGGCCCAGGCCAAGGACTACCTCACCCAGTACGCCGCCAAGCAGACTGCCCAGTTGCATGCCCGCTGGCGGAAGCTGGGCGAGTTCCTCATCTGGAAGTACCTGGATGGCAACGTGCGCAACGAGAAGGGCGAGGTCACCCACCCCAAGGCCCCCGAGGACTGGCTGCGCTGCATCGTCAAGGAGCACGGCGACGTCATCAAGGTGAAGAAGGTGGAGGGGCTCGCTCCGGACGAGGACTAG
- a CDS encoding M1 family metallopeptidase, which yields MHRPDPHSYYDAAQPKARRLRLKLAVDFKAKRIDGEVVLEFGKTFGGPLDLDTKGLDIRTVQVPGHGPVAWELGEADAILGQRLRIEVPQDSQEVAITYATGADAMALQWLEPEQTEGKVAPYLFSQCQQIHARTMVPCQDTPVARIAYQAEVTVPEGLTAVMSAGPAGDESLGNGRHLYRFNMPQPIPSYLMALAVGRLESRELSPRARVWAEPETVASAAWEFAGVEDMILKAEALFGAYPWDRYDMLVLPPSFPYGGMENPRMTFLTPTLLAGDRSLVDVVAHELAHSWTGNLVTNASMEHFWLNEGFTVWAERRILRTLHGDDAAALGWAMGQKALEDSLARFKNEPHLTVLRMHLEGIDPDDAFSSIPYEKGARLVAALEQEVGEERFLRFIRDYMDAFRFTSITTEQFCAFAEAKLPGALEAVNARAYLDQPGLPDTAPEFRSAQLDGLTKLAESWAAGGRPSAQQIAGWKPAELQVYLQKLPRQLTQADCAWLDEHFQLMGRGNHEILVEWLTLAAAADYEPAFARIREVLLRVGRMKYLRPLYGALGGSPRTRALAREIFAAASPGYHGLSRRVVQSVLEAYSA from the coding sequence ATGCATCGCCCCGATCCGCATTCCTACTACGATGCCGCCCAGCCCAAGGCCCGCCGGCTGCGGCTGAAGCTGGCGGTGGATTTCAAGGCCAAGCGCATCGACGGCGAGGTGGTCCTGGAATTCGGGAAGACCTTCGGCGGCCCGCTCGATCTCGACACCAAGGGCCTGGACATCCGCACGGTGCAGGTGCCGGGCCACGGTCCCGTCGCCTGGGAGCTGGGCGAGGCGGACGCCATCCTGGGCCAGCGCCTGCGCATCGAGGTGCCCCAGGACTCCCAGGAAGTGGCCATCACCTATGCCACCGGCGCCGACGCCATGGCCCTGCAGTGGCTGGAGCCCGAACAGACCGAGGGCAAGGTCGCGCCCTACCTCTTCAGCCAGTGCCAGCAGATCCATGCCCGCACCATGGTGCCCTGCCAGGACACGCCGGTCGCCCGCATCGCCTACCAAGCGGAAGTGACGGTGCCCGAAGGCCTCACCGCCGTGATGTCCGCTGGACCAGCCGGGGATGAGTCGCTCGGGAATGGCCGCCACCTCTACCGCTTCAACATGCCCCAGCCCATTCCGTCGTACCTGATGGCCCTGGCGGTGGGACGGCTGGAATCCCGCGAACTCAGCCCCCGCGCCCGCGTGTGGGCCGAGCCGGAAACCGTCGCCTCGGCCGCCTGGGAATTCGCGGGCGTGGAGGACATGATCCTGAAGGCCGAGGCGCTGTTCGGGGCCTACCCCTGGGACCGTTACGACATGCTGGTGCTGCCGCCCTCCTTCCCCTATGGCGGGATGGAGAACCCCCGCATGACCTTCCTCACCCCGACCCTCCTGGCGGGCGACCGCAGCCTGGTGGACGTGGTGGCTCATGAGCTGGCCCACAGCTGGACCGGCAACCTCGTCACCAACGCCAGCATGGAACACTTCTGGCTGAACGAAGGTTTCACGGTGTGGGCGGAGCGGCGCATCCTCCGCACCCTGCACGGCGACGACGCCGCCGCACTGGGCTGGGCCATGGGCCAAAAGGCCCTGGAGGACAGCCTGGCCCGCTTCAAGAACGAACCCCACCTCACGGTTCTGCGCATGCACCTGGAAGGCATCGATCCGGACGATGCCTTCTCCAGCATCCCCTACGAGAAGGGCGCCCGGCTGGTGGCGGCCCTGGAGCAGGAGGTGGGCGAAGAGCGGTTCCTCCGCTTCATCCGCGACTACATGGACGCCTTCCGCTTCACGTCCATCACCACGGAGCAGTTCTGCGCCTTCGCGGAGGCCAAGCTGCCCGGCGCCCTGGAAGCCGTGAATGCCCGGGCCTACCTGGACCAGCCCGGCCTGCCCGACACCGCACCGGAGTTCCGCAGCGCCCAGCTGGACGGCCTCACGAAGCTGGCAGAGAGCTGGGCGGCAGGGGGACGGCCCAGCGCCCAGCAGATCGCTGGCTGGAAGCCCGCCGAGTTGCAGGTCTATCTCCAGAAGCTGCCCCGCCAGCTGACCCAGGCCGACTGTGCCTGGCTCGACGAGCACTTCCAGCTCATGGGCCGCGGGAATCACGAGATCCTCGTGGAGTGGCTCACCCTGGCCGCCGCCGCGGACTACGAGCCGGCCTTCGCCCGCATCCGGGAGGTGCTCCTGCGGGTGGGCCGCATGAAGTATCTGCGCCCCCTGTACGGTGCCCTGGGTGGATCACCCCGCACCCGTGCCCTGGCCCGCGAGATCTTCGCCGCCGCCAGCCCCGGCTACCACGGGCTTTCGCGCCGCGTGGTCCAATCCGTCCTCGAAGCCTATTCCGCCTAG
- a CDS encoding outer membrane beta-barrel protein, whose protein sequence is MKTPGALLLLASLGLCAQENPGGNRMGIGLAAVAPLNDLESNFNTGFQAGLQIHFNRESRHLGRIRIDYLQMDSKGAVQTGLTTTWDGSAWVTGPQFARSRMEAYSVAYEWMPHLEDHSRSGLFGIFGMGGTLWNETLRPTSTAYGGTYTETDWGFTLSAGGGWRFNPHAALEARLVNSDLVFHRHPNYGSRRSYLTFGASLRF, encoded by the coding sequence ATGAAGACGCCCGGAGCCCTCCTCCTGCTCGCCTCCCTGGGCCTCTGCGCCCAGGAGAACCCCGGCGGCAACCGCATGGGGATCGGCCTGGCGGCCGTCGCCCCCCTGAACGACCTCGAATCGAATTTCAACACGGGCTTCCAGGCCGGCCTCCAGATCCACTTCAACCGCGAGAGTCGCCACCTGGGCCGCATCCGCATCGACTACCTCCAGATGGATTCGAAGGGCGCCGTCCAGACAGGCCTGACCACCACCTGGGATGGCTCTGCCTGGGTCACCGGCCCCCAGTTCGCCCGCAGCCGCATGGAAGCCTACTCCGTGGCCTACGAGTGGATGCCCCATCTCGAGGACCACAGCCGCAGCGGCCTCTTCGGCATCTTCGGCATGGGCGGCACCCTGTGGAACGAAACGCTCCGGCCCACCAGCACCGCCTACGGCGGCACCTACACCGAGACCGACTGGGGCTTCACCCTCAGCGCCGGCGGTGGCTGGCGGTTCAACCCCCACGCCGCGCTGGAGGCGCGTCTCGTCAACAGTGATCTGGTGTTCCACCGCCATCCCAACTACGGTTCGCGCCGGTCCTACCTGACCTTCGGCGCGAGCCTCCGCTTCTGA